The Musa acuminata AAA Group cultivar baxijiao chromosome BXJ2-2, Cavendish_Baxijiao_AAA, whole genome shotgun sequence genome has a segment encoding these proteins:
- the LOC103969133 gene encoding tubulin beta chain produces the protein MREILHIQGGQCGNQIGAKFWEVICDEHGIDGTGKYSGDSDLQLERINVYYNEASGGRYVPRAVLMDLEPGTMDSIRSGPVGQIFRPDNFVFGQSGAGNNWAKGHYTEGAELIDSVLDVVRKEAENCDCLQGFQVCHSLGGGTGSGMGTLLISKIREEYPDRMMLTFSVFPSPKVSDTVVEPYNATLSVHQLVENADECMVLDNEALYDICFRTLKLANPTFGDLNHLISATMSGVTCCLRFPGQLNSDLRKLAVNLIPFPRLHFFMVGFAPLTSRGSQQYRALTVPELTQQMWDAKNMMCAADPRHGRYLTASAMFRGKMSTKEVDEQMLNVQNKNSSYFVEWIPNNVKSSVCDIPPRGVKMASTFIGNSTSIQEMFRRVSEQFTAMFRRKAFLHWYTGEGMDEMEFTEAESNMNDLVAEYQQYQDATADEEEYEEEFEEEELQD, from the exons aTGAGGGAGATTCTCCACATTCAGGGCGGCCAGTGTGGGAACCAGATTGGGGCCAAGTTCTGGGAGGTGATATGCGACGAACATGGTATCGACGGCACGGGTAAGTATTCCGGTGACTCTGACCTCCAGCTCGAGCGGATCAACGTATACTACAACGAAGCCAGCGGCGGTCGCTACGTCCCCCGCGCCGTGCTCATGGATCTGGAGCCTGGCACCATGGACTCCATCAGATCCGGACCCGTCGGCCAGATCTTCAGGCCTGACAACTTCGTCTTCGGCCAGTCTGGCGCTGGGAACAACTGGGCCAAGGGGCATTACACGGAAGGCGCCGAGCTCATCGACTCGGTCCTCGACGTTGTCAGGAAGGAAGCCGAGAACTGCGACTGCTTGCAGG GCTTCCAAGTGTGCCACTCTTTGGGAGGAGGAACTGGGTCTGGCATGGGCACCCTTCTTATCTCTAAGATCAGGGAAGAATACCCCGATCGAATGATGCTCACCTTCTCTGTTTTCCCATCGCCAAAGGTATCTGATACAGTTGTGGAGCCATACAATGCTACCCTCTCAGTTCATCAGCTTGTTGAGAACGCTGATGAGTGTATGGTCCTTGACAATGAAGCCCTGTATGATATCTGCTTTCGCACTCTGAAGCTTGCTAACCCCACTT TTGGCGATCTTAATCACCTTATCTCTGCTACAATGAGTGGTGTCACATGCTGCCTTCGATTCCCTGGCCAGCTTAATTCTGATCTCAGGAAGCTTGCTGTAAACCTCATCCCTTTCCCCCGGCTCCACTTCTTTATGGTAGGGTTTGCACCATTGACCTCCAGGGGCTCACAGCAGTACCGGGCACTCACCGTACCTGAATTGACCCAACAAATGTGGGATGCCAAGAACATGATGTGTGCAGCTGACCCTCGCCATGGCCGGTACTTAACTGCCTCAGCCATGTTCCGTGGGAAGATGAGCACAAAGGAAGTTGATGAGCAGATGCTCAATGTCCAGAATAAGAACTCTTCCTACTTTGTGGAGTGGATACCGAACAATGTGAAATCCAGCGTTTGTGACATTCCACCAAGGGGGGTGAAGATGGCTTCCACTTTCATCGGGAACTCAACTTCCATCCAGGAGATGTTCAGGAGGGTTAGCGAGCAGTTCACTGCCATGTTCAGGAGGAAGGCTTTCTTACACTGGTACACAGGAGAGGGTATGGACGAGATGGAGTTCACCGAGGCAGAGAGCAACATGAATGATCTGGTGGCCGAGTACCAGCAGTACCAAGATGCAACAGCAGATGAAGAAGAGTACGAGGAAGAATTCGAGGAAGAGGAGTTGCAAGACTGA
- the LOC135605252 gene encoding O-fucosyltransferase 23-like isoform X1, producing the protein MSFANTELLKLGSRYMKCMVFRCFILVILVLVFTTVIYPFTGSNWLPWRTSNWIAMSAASNLQHAVRRDKFLQVPQIIWGLNNQKIALARACLTARFLNRTLLMPSLSASLFYKEVELLKPMAFDKIYQFDKFNCLCDGFVRLGRYSDLLNHSMPFEIQKGSGRKWTKERDLDQLKQCREESVDNSEVIRIGGKNPFLWHDHWPVKDYAKIFQCLVVVDEIEDEVAKVISKIREVGSKVRYKIDASQNEEIADSSLGQHVPYVAVHMRIEKDWMIHCKKLEQKLRIEQICSSKEEIMERVSQITSIQQPVVVYLAVADTLLEDDSILSGWNDGLLPLEKKRLGVWGIYKKYPYLIQSAIDYEVCSRADVFVGNSFSTFSSLVVLSRTQKLIRMGFTSSCSAEVGYSSYAYNLLGESGGAKRWMTDMSAPDLVGISYGTNNISCYSNWNTSL; encoded by the coding sequence ATGAGTTTTGCAAACACTGAATTACTTAAGCTGGGCAGTCGCTACATGAAGTGTATGGTTTTTAGATGCTTCATCCTGGTAATATTAGTTCTTGTGTTCACAACTGTCATTTATCCATTCACTGGATCCAATTGGCTTCCATGGAGGACCTCTAATTGGATTGCCATGTCTGCAGCTTCTAACTTGCAGCATGCTGTTAGGAGAGACAAGTTCCTTCAGGTTCCTCAGATTATTTGGGGATTGAACAATCAGAAAATAGCTTTGGCCAGGGCATGTTTGACTGCGAGATTTCTGAACAGAACTCTTCTGATGCCTAGCTTGAGCGCATCCCTATTCTACAAAGAAGTCGAGTTGCTGAAACCTATGGCATTCGATAAGATATATCAATTTGACAAGTTCAATTGTCTCTGTGATGGATTTGTCCGGTTGGGACGGTATTCTGATCTTTTGAATCATAGCATGCCATTTGAGATCCAGAAGGGAAGTGGTAGGAAGTGGACGAAAGAAAGAGATCTTGATCAGTTAAAACAATGCAGAGAGGAGTCAGTCGACAATTCTGAAGTTATTCGCATTGGGGGAAAGAATCCCTTCCTTTGGCATGACCATTGGCCAGTTAAGGATTATGCAAAGATCTTCCAGTGTCTTGTGGTAGTCGACGAGATAGAAGATGAGGTGGCTAAGGTCATCTCAAAGATCAGAGAGGTAGGTAGCAAGGTCAGATATAAAATCGATGCTTCTCAGAATGAAGAAATTGCAGATAGCTCACTTGGCCAGCATGTGCCTTATGTAGCTGTTCACATGAGGATAGAGAAAGACTGGATGATCCACTGTAAGAAATTGGAGCAGAAACTGAGAATTGAACAAATCTGCAGCAGCAAAGAGGAGATAATGGAAAGAGTATCCCAAATCACCAGCATACAGCAGCCTGTTGTGGTTTATCTTGCAGTTGCTGACACCCTTTTAGAGGATGATTCAATATTAAGTGGATGGAACGATGGCCTTCTTCCTTTAGAGAAAAAGAGGCTGGGAGTCTGGGGCATATATAAGAAGTACCCTTACCTTATACAGTCTGCAATCGACTACGAAGTATGCTCACGAGCAGATGTTTTTGTCGGTAATAGTTTCTCCACATTTTCCAGCCTTGTAGTACTATCTAGGACACAGAAGTTGATAAGGATGGGGTTCACAAGCTCATGCTCAGCAGAGGTTGGGTATTCATCTTATGCTTACAATCTATTAGGAGAATCTGGTGGAGCAAAAAGATGGATGACAGATATGTCTGCCCCTGACCTTGTGGGCATAAGCTACGGGACCAATAATATCTCATGCTATAGCAACTGGAACACAAGCCTTTGA
- the LOC135605252 gene encoding O-fucosyltransferase 23-like isoform X2, protein MLHPASNLQHAVRRDKFLQVPQIIWGLNNQKIALARACLTARFLNRTLLMPSLSASLFYKEVELLKPMAFDKIYQFDKFNCLCDGFVRLGRYSDLLNHSMPFEIQKGSGRKWTKERDLDQLKQCREESVDNSEVIRIGGKNPFLWHDHWPVKDYAKIFQCLVVVDEIEDEVAKVISKIREVGSKVRYKIDASQNEEIADSSLGQHVPYVAVHMRIEKDWMIHCKKLEQKLRIEQICSSKEEIMERVSQITSIQQPVVVYLAVADTLLEDDSILSGWNDGLLPLEKKRLGVWGIYKKYPYLIQSAIDYEVCSRADVFVGNSFSTFSSLVVLSRTQKLIRMGFTSSCSAEVGYSSYAYNLLGESGGAKRWMTDMSAPDLVGISYGTNNISCYSNWNTSL, encoded by the exons ATGCTTCATCCTG CTTCTAACTTGCAGCATGCTGTTAGGAGAGACAAGTTCCTTCAGGTTCCTCAGATTATTTGGGGATTGAACAATCAGAAAATAGCTTTGGCCAGGGCATGTTTGACTGCGAGATTTCTGAACAGAACTCTTCTGATGCCTAGCTTGAGCGCATCCCTATTCTACAAAGAAGTCGAGTTGCTGAAACCTATGGCATTCGATAAGATATATCAATTTGACAAGTTCAATTGTCTCTGTGATGGATTTGTCCGGTTGGGACGGTATTCTGATCTTTTGAATCATAGCATGCCATTTGAGATCCAGAAGGGAAGTGGTAGGAAGTGGACGAAAGAAAGAGATCTTGATCAGTTAAAACAATGCAGAGAGGAGTCAGTCGACAATTCTGAAGTTATTCGCATTGGGGGAAAGAATCCCTTCCTTTGGCATGACCATTGGCCAGTTAAGGATTATGCAAAGATCTTCCAGTGTCTTGTGGTAGTCGACGAGATAGAAGATGAGGTGGCTAAGGTCATCTCAAAGATCAGAGAGGTAGGTAGCAAGGTCAGATATAAAATCGATGCTTCTCAGAATGAAGAAATTGCAGATAGCTCACTTGGCCAGCATGTGCCTTATGTAGCTGTTCACATGAGGATAGAGAAAGACTGGATGATCCACTGTAAGAAATTGGAGCAGAAACTGAGAATTGAACAAATCTGCAGCAGCAAAGAGGAGATAATGGAAAGAGTATCCCAAATCACCAGCATACAGCAGCCTGTTGTGGTTTATCTTGCAGTTGCTGACACCCTTTTAGAGGATGATTCAATATTAAGTGGATGGAACGATGGCCTTCTTCCTTTAGAGAAAAAGAGGCTGGGAGTCTGGGGCATATATAAGAAGTACCCTTACCTTATACAGTCTGCAATCGACTACGAAGTATGCTCACGAGCAGATGTTTTTGTCGGTAATAGTTTCTCCACATTTTCCAGCCTTGTAGTACTATCTAGGACACAGAAGTTGATAAGGATGGGGTTCACAAGCTCATGCTCAGCAGAGGTTGGGTATTCATCTTATGCTTACAATCTATTAGGAGAATCTGGTGGAGCAAAAAGATGGATGACAGATATGTCTGCCCCTGACCTTGTGGGCATAAGCTACGGGACCAATAATATCTCATGCTATAGCAACTGGAACACAAGCCTTTGA
- the LOC135605253 gene encoding protein PHLOEM PROTEIN 2-LIKE A9-like, producing the protein MSTTPHHKGALDGSTIVSVENDPTGEKYVKKMVIKPTALDVTWGNDPRYWSIDKIGGAISLHQVSWLEVSGAFDNSALDKVNAKLDYSNNYSLKFRVRMKADAFGWSGCPVYLLVKHAVDNKFKWKKVDLSRLTAGMVVDIPESPDKHIFRPPADKLIFGLFEIWRGRWKGGLEILQVIIERDQQ; encoded by the exons atgtcCACGACTCCACACCACAAGGGAGCGCTGGATGGTTCGACCATTGTGAGCGTGGAGAATGATCCGACCGGTGAG AAATATGTCAAGAAGATGGTGATAAAACCCACCGCACTCGACGTCACCTGGGGCAACGATCCCCGCTACTGGTCCATCGACAAAATCGG AGGAGCTATCTCGTTGCACCAAGTGTCGTGGCTCGAGGTCAGCGGCGCATTCGACAACAGTGCACTCGACAAGGTGAATGCAAAGCTCGATTACTCAAATAACTATTCATTGAAGTTTCGAGTGAGGATGAAGGCGGACGCCTTCGGGTGGAGTGGCTGCCCGGTGTACCTGTTGGTCAAGCATGCCGTCGACAATAAGTTCAAGTGGAAGAAGGTTGACCTAAGCCGACTAACTGCCGGAATGGTCGTGGATATTCCAGAGTCTCCAGACAAGCACATCTTTAGGCCTCCCGCTGACAAACTCATCTTCGGATTGTTTGAGATTTGGAGGGGCAGATGGAAGGGAGGACTCGAGATCTTACAAGTCATCATCGAAAGGGACCAACAATAA